In one window of Photorhabdus laumondii subsp. laumondii DNA:
- a CDS encoding LysR family transcriptional regulator — protein sequence MKLRHLRCFVVVAEELHFARAAERLHIEQSPLSRIIKKLEDDLGTMLFVRTTRNTRLTRAGEILLEQTPRIFSVLGQARDSVKAVAAGFHSQLRIALSDGVTPSKLAELLAKCREDEPETDIRLHEVPLAQHMNGLRDNLFDVGFAQSTIVRDGIIAIPAWYDSLVAVIPARHPLLAYKELPLNEFLRYSLIVCGQETHEGFLRQVLSIFQNAKLVPCISEKVASFDLLLTLVAAGYGIGVAGESQINLARHGDVAIRPFAGGIPKLVTYMLRLDSPLTEELVRFKERVGNLYHNVY from the coding sequence ATGAAGTTACGACATTTACGGTGTTTTGTAGTAGTAGCAGAAGAATTACATTTTGCTAGAGCTGCGGAACGCCTGCATATAGAACAATCACCGTTATCAAGAATAATCAAAAAATTGGAAGACGATCTTGGTACGATGTTATTCGTACGTACTACAAGGAATACCCGGCTCACACGTGCAGGGGAAATTTTACTGGAGCAAACTCCTCGCATCTTTTCAGTACTCGGCCAGGCTCGTGATAGTGTGAAAGCGGTTGCGGCCGGATTCCATAGTCAACTTCGTATTGCGTTATCTGATGGCGTTACACCATCCAAATTAGCTGAGCTGTTAGCAAAATGTCGTGAGGACGAGCCGGAGACGGATATTCGTTTACACGAGGTACCTTTAGCTCAACATATGAATGGATTACGTGATAACCTTTTTGATGTGGGATTCGCTCAATCTACGATAGTGCGAGATGGCATCATTGCAATACCGGCTTGGTATGATTCATTGGTGGCGGTTATTCCCGCCAGGCATCCGCTTTTGGCATATAAAGAATTACCGCTGAATGAATTTTTGCGCTATTCACTGATTGTCTGTGGTCAGGAAACTCACGAGGGATTTCTGAGACAAGTTCTGTCTATATTCCAAAATGCAAAGTTAGTTCCATGTATCTCCGAAAAGGTTGCCAGTTTTGATCTCTTGTTAACTTTAGTGGCTGCCGGGTATGGGATTGGTGTGGCGGGAGAGTCACAGATCAATTTGGCTCGGCATGGCGACGTTGCTATAAGACCATTTGCTGGTGGTATTCCTAAACTGGTGACGTATATGCTTAGGCTTGACTCCCCGTTAACAGAAGAACTTGTACGGTTCAAAGAACGGGTTGGAAATTTGTACCACAATGTTTATTGA
- the folE gene encoding GTP cyclohydrolase I, producing the protein MEVATHGFADGISMQLAKKRALHGPNEVLTKTELNLIIDEAAISFGEFLTALGVDWKNDPNSKDTPRRVAKAYVLDLWKGRYKPMGPITTFPADNYDGIVFDGWIALDSMCSHHHQAISGYVHVAYMPSQYGRVLGLSKLNRIVEHFGRRGLIQERLTAAIHNAVNQVCERNQGVAVLVDASHNCVRCRGVRHQRSRMKTQMFSGAFAEADSPAKQEFYELIRGIA; encoded by the coding sequence TTGGAAGTTGCCACACATGGATTTGCCGATGGAATATCCATGCAATTAGCAAAAAAGCGCGCATTACACGGACCCAATGAGGTTCTAACCAAAACAGAACTTAACCTTATTATAGATGAAGCTGCTATATCATTCGGAGAATTCCTGACTGCTCTTGGCGTTGACTGGAAAAATGATCCTAACTCAAAAGACACGCCGAGACGTGTTGCAAAGGCTTATGTTCTTGACCTATGGAAAGGCCGATACAAACCAATGGGACCCATCACTACATTTCCGGCAGATAACTACGATGGCATTGTATTCGACGGCTGGATAGCGCTCGATTCCATGTGCTCTCACCATCATCAAGCAATCAGTGGCTATGTTCACGTTGCCTATATGCCAAGTCAATACGGGCGTGTTCTTGGCTTGTCAAAGTTAAACCGAATAGTCGAACATTTCGGCAGACGTGGGCTCATACAAGAACGGTTAACAGCAGCAATCCACAATGCAGTAAACCAAGTATGTGAAAGAAACCAAGGCGTCGCAGTATTAGTCGATGCATCGCACAATTGTGTACGTTGCAGAGGTGTACGCCACCAGAGAAGCCGTATGAAGACACAAATGTTTTCAGGTGCATTCGCTGAAGCTGATTCACCGGCAAAACAAGAGTTCTATGAATTGATTAGAGGTATTGCATGA